One Synechococcus sp. CC9605 genomic window carries:
- a CDS encoding ATP-dependent DNA helicase yields MTAAADLTADQQEAADAFAAWLKQPVDGTPFVLSGFAGSGKTFLSMRLLRQVEASGLCWTVVAPTHKAVGVLRQALELEGLQPTWYPSTIHRLLRLKLKRSADAELCEPTEQTSMALENLGLVLIDEASMVDSTLLGIALQCAHPFKTRLVFVGDPAQLPPVGEPNSPVFAMQRSCSASLTQVVRHQGPVLQLAAGLREGRLPCQMPPLLPPIRSPQGQVRSLVQREWLDQARRALREASVQDNPDAARILCYTNRTLDRLVPHARRAIHGEMADQMPVLPGEVLISRTAVMAPASRDGEEAGEEPDMVLGSNREVTVRDVKPEACDLADFGLSSADGPVPVIETLSASVNAGDLELTLRLQPPIGSSGRQELDAVMQRLRKQARDAGKKNGRSIWRQYFLIRDAFASLGPAAVLTVHRSQGSSFGDVFVAPDVFRADPAIRQQLCYVAVSRARTGVWLLGGETSSDLRVTWQREFDTTRDSE; encoded by the coding sequence GTGACCGCTGCCGCGGACCTCACCGCTGATCAGCAGGAAGCGGCGGACGCCTTTGCGGCCTGGCTGAAGCAGCCCGTGGATGGCACCCCCTTCGTGCTCAGTGGTTTTGCCGGCAGCGGCAAGACCTTCCTCTCCATGCGCCTGCTGCGCCAGGTGGAAGCCAGCGGTTTGTGCTGGACCGTCGTGGCCCCAACCCATAAAGCGGTGGGTGTCCTGCGCCAGGCCTTGGAACTGGAGGGTCTCCAACCCACCTGGTATCCCTCCACCATCCATCGCCTGCTGCGGCTGAAGCTTAAGCGCTCCGCCGACGCTGAACTCTGCGAACCCACCGAGCAGACGTCGATGGCCCTGGAAAATCTGGGCCTGGTGCTGATTGATGAAGCCTCGATGGTGGACAGCACCCTGTTGGGCATCGCTCTCCAGTGCGCCCATCCGTTCAAGACCCGTCTGGTGTTCGTCGGCGACCCAGCCCAGTTGCCCCCGGTGGGCGAGCCGAACAGTCCCGTGTTTGCGATGCAACGGTCCTGTTCCGCCAGCTTGACCCAGGTGGTGCGCCATCAAGGCCCGGTGCTGCAGCTGGCGGCCGGTCTGCGGGAGGGGCGCCTGCCCTGCCAGATGCCGCCGCTGCTGCCGCCGATTCGATCCCCGCAGGGGCAGGTGCGCAGCCTGGTGCAACGGGAGTGGCTGGATCAGGCCCGGCGTGCCTTGCGGGAGGCTTCGGTGCAAGACAACCCCGATGCCGCACGCATCCTCTGTTACACGAACCGCACCTTGGATCGTCTGGTGCCCCATGCACGCCGGGCCATCCATGGGGAGATGGCGGATCAGATGCCGGTGCTGCCTGGTGAGGTGTTGATCAGTCGCACGGCGGTGATGGCCCCGGCCTCAAGGGATGGCGAAGAGGCCGGTGAAGAACCCGACATGGTGCTGGGCTCCAACCGCGAAGTGACGGTGCGGGACGTCAAGCCGGAGGCCTGTGATTTGGCGGATTTCGGCCTCTCCTCCGCCGACGGTCCCGTGCCGGTGATCGAGACGCTCTCCGCATCGGTGAATGCTGGGGATCTGGAGCTCACCCTGCGCCTGCAGCCACCGATCGGCAGCTCCGGTCGTCAGGAGCTCGATGCGGTGATGCAGCGCCTGCGCAAGCAGGCCCGTGATGCCGGCAAGAAAAACGGTCGCTCGATTTGGCGGCAGTACTTCCTGATTCGCGATGCCTTTGCTTCCCTTGGGCCCGCAGCGGTGCTCACGGTGCACCGCAGTCAGGGCAGCAGTTTCGGGGATGTTTTTGTGGCGCCGGATGTGTTCCGGGCCGATCCAGCCATCCGCCAGCAGCTCTGTTATGTGGCCGTGTCCCGGGCCCGCACGGGGGTTTGGTTGCTTGGCGGGGAGACGTCGTCTGATCTGCGCGTCACCTGGCAGCGCGAATTCGACACCACGCGGGATTCCGAGTGA
- a CDS encoding HDIG domain-containing metalloprotein, producing the protein MVRVPRLISLWRNWVRLEGPGGRLLRWTRLQTLVVLLLCLCVAAASSLPWLIKPKLQPGSLAPFEAIAPKDALVQDSTALEQQRASLVARSVVQVIDQEQTQALKQRLEQQLLQLQEVTNTGSGDRIGPVNLSDQEQRWLEQRSEGEHLAWDEAVRSTADRMLSQGLVSNLAIEQLRQASDQQLKAVALEPAAACSLAGKVLTSALRGSSNLRTDPNLSKQLIEEQLTKQAIPTIEVRKGDLITRKGEPISPQAYDVLDYFGRVRREPQPLIWFQRFVEAAAACAVMLLVMRRERPGLEVRHALLAVGLLLLVQGAKLWFKGSVSPLAVLVAPTLVLAEGLGTGCGLAWMGVAALLWPEPVQGLGDGRLIVAASVAAAGALIAGRQRSRGQLLQLTVLLPIGAFVGQWLLLQLQPFTGLRLWGNLNPSLDELATDSFVLGVLLMFSLLVIPMLEGSFGLLTRARLLELADQERPLLRRLSCEAPGTFEHTLMICGLAEEGARAIGADVDLIRTGSLYHDVGKLHAPDWFIENQKDGPNPHDALDDPQASAAVLQAHVDEGLKLARRHRLPRPIADFIPEHQGTLKMGYFLHKAQERGGVVEERRFRYRGPEPRSKETAILMLADGCEAALRSLPPDTSDAQAVDTVRRIVEARQRDGQLRKSSLNRSEVELVIRAFVQVWRRMRHRRIPYPIPARR; encoded by the coding sequence TTGGTTCGCGTTCCTCGGCTGATCAGCCTTTGGCGGAACTGGGTGCGGCTCGAAGGCCCAGGGGGACGACTGCTGCGCTGGACGCGACTTCAAACCCTCGTTGTTCTGCTGCTCTGCCTTTGCGTGGCCGCAGCCTCAAGCCTGCCCTGGCTGATCAAACCGAAACTTCAACCCGGATCGCTCGCCCCGTTTGAAGCCATCGCTCCAAAGGATGCCCTGGTTCAAGACAGCACCGCCCTCGAGCAGCAACGGGCCTCGCTGGTGGCGCGGTCGGTGGTGCAGGTCATCGATCAGGAGCAGACCCAGGCACTCAAACAACGGCTCGAGCAACAACTGCTGCAGCTGCAGGAGGTAACCAACACCGGATCCGGAGACCGGATCGGGCCGGTGAACCTCTCTGATCAAGAGCAAAGGTGGCTGGAACAACGCAGCGAAGGGGAGCATCTGGCCTGGGATGAGGCGGTGCGCAGCACCGCTGATCGCATGCTCAGCCAAGGGCTGGTGAGCAATCTGGCCATTGAGCAATTACGCCAGGCCTCCGACCAGCAACTGAAGGCGGTTGCCCTGGAGCCAGCTGCGGCGTGCTCCCTGGCCGGAAAGGTGCTCACCAGCGCCCTGCGCGGCAGCAGCAACCTGCGCACCGACCCGAACCTGAGCAAACAGCTGATCGAGGAACAGCTGACCAAACAGGCCATCCCCACCATCGAGGTGCGCAAGGGGGATCTGATCACCCGCAAGGGCGAGCCGATCAGCCCCCAGGCCTACGACGTGCTCGATTATTTCGGCCGCGTGCGCCGCGAACCCCAACCGTTGATCTGGTTCCAACGGTTCGTTGAAGCCGCTGCAGCCTGCGCCGTGATGCTGCTGGTGATGCGGCGCGAACGGCCTGGCCTGGAGGTTCGCCACGCCCTGCTGGCGGTGGGCCTTCTGCTGCTGGTGCAGGGAGCCAAGCTCTGGTTCAAGGGATCCGTGAGCCCTCTGGCCGTGCTGGTGGCGCCCACGCTGGTGCTGGCGGAAGGCCTCGGCACCGGCTGCGGGTTGGCCTGGATGGGGGTGGCCGCTCTGCTCTGGCCAGAACCCGTTCAGGGGTTGGGGGATGGTCGCCTGATTGTGGCGGCATCGGTGGCCGCCGCTGGGGCCTTGATCGCTGGCCGTCAGCGCAGCCGCGGCCAGCTGCTGCAACTGACGGTGCTGCTGCCGATCGGCGCCTTCGTTGGGCAGTGGCTGCTGCTGCAGCTGCAACCCTTCACCGGCCTGCGGCTTTGGGGAAATCTGAATCCAAGCCTGGATGAACTGGCCACCGATTCCTTTGTGCTCGGTGTTCTGCTGATGTTCAGCCTGCTGGTGATCCCGATGCTGGAGGGCTCATTTGGCCTGCTCACCCGGGCACGGCTGCTGGAACTGGCGGATCAGGAACGCCCCCTGCTGCGCCGGCTCTCCTGCGAAGCCCCGGGAACCTTTGAACACACCCTGATGATCTGCGGCCTGGCAGAGGAAGGGGCGCGGGCGATTGGTGCGGATGTGGATCTGATCCGAACCGGCTCGCTCTATCACGACGTGGGCAAACTGCATGCCCCGGACTGGTTCATCGAAAACCAGAAGGACGGCCCCAATCCCCACGATGCGCTGGATGACCCCCAGGCGAGTGCAGCGGTGCTTCAAGCCCATGTGGATGAGGGGCTGAAGCTGGCGCGGCGCCACCGCCTGCCCCGGCCCATCGCCGATTTCATTCCTGAACACCAGGGCACCTTGAAAATGGGTTACTTCCTGCACAAGGCCCAGGAGCGCGGCGGGGTGGTTGAGGAGCGCCGCTTCCGTTACAGGGGCCCGGAACCTCGCTCCAAAGAAACTGCGATCCTGATGCTGGCCGACGGCTGTGAGGCGGCGCTTCGATCCCTCCCCCCCGACACCTCTGATGCCCAGGCGGTGGACACGGTGCGTCGGATTGTGGAAGCGCGGCAGCGGGATGGACAACTGCGCAAAAGCAGCCTTAACCGCAGTGAGGTGGAACTGGTGATTCGTGCCTTCGTGCAGGTGTGGCGGCGGATGCGCCACCGCCGAATCCCTTATCCGATCCCAGCCCGACGCTGA
- the crtE gene encoding geranylgeranyl diphosphate synthase CrtE — translation MSAEFDFKAYLGKAKEQVEAALDGSLGPERPESLREAMRYSLLAGGKRLRPILCLAACELAGGEATQALPTAVALEMIHTMSLIHDDLPAMDDDDLRRGRPTNHKVYGEAVAILAGDALLTRAFEMVALRSPGVPAERLLKVVGELSLVAGAPGLVGGQVVDLESEGKEVDLETLEYIHLHKTGALLSACVITGAMIGGADEALIKALRTYARGIGLAFQIIDDILDITASSEVLGKTAGKDLIADKTTYPKLLGLDESRRRADALVNEAKESLQPWAEKAVPLLALADFITSRDR, via the coding sequence ATGAGCGCCGAGTTCGATTTCAAGGCCTATCTCGGCAAGGCCAAAGAGCAGGTGGAAGCGGCCCTAGATGGATCCCTCGGTCCTGAGCGGCCGGAGTCCCTCAGGGAAGCGATGCGCTACTCGCTGCTTGCAGGTGGCAAGCGCCTGCGCCCGATTCTCTGCCTCGCCGCCTGTGAGCTGGCCGGCGGGGAAGCGACACAGGCCCTGCCCACGGCGGTGGCGCTGGAAATGATCCACACCATGTCGTTGATTCACGACGACCTGCCGGCGATGGATGACGACGACCTGCGCCGTGGTCGTCCCACCAACCACAAGGTGTACGGCGAAGCCGTGGCCATCCTTGCTGGGGATGCCCTGTTGACCCGCGCCTTCGAAATGGTGGCGCTGCGCAGTCCGGGTGTGCCGGCTGAGCGGTTGCTCAAGGTGGTGGGAGAACTCTCGTTGGTGGCTGGCGCCCCGGGCCTGGTGGGCGGCCAGGTGGTGGATCTGGAAAGCGAGGGCAAGGAGGTGGATCTTGAAACCCTCGAGTACATCCACCTCCACAAAACCGGAGCCCTGTTGAGCGCTTGTGTAATCACCGGGGCGATGATCGGCGGGGCTGATGAGGCGCTGATCAAGGCTCTGCGCACCTATGCCAGGGGGATCGGCCTCGCCTTCCAGATCATCGACGACATCCTCGACATCACTGCCAGCAGCGAGGTTCTGGGCAAAACCGCCGGCAAGGACCTCATCGCCGACAAGACCACCTATCCCAAGCTTCTGGGGCTTGATGAGTCCCGCCGCCGGGCCGATGCGTTGGTGAACGAAGCGAAAGAATCGCTTCAACCCTGGGCCGAGAAGGCCGTGCCCCTGCTGGCGTTGGCCGACTTCATCACCAGCCGCGACCGATGA
- a CDS encoding acylphosphatase, with protein MARRARSRGEAIGKRFVSRQQPPRIQAFAERWRWVIEGRVQRVGFRASCNRRALDLGISGWVRNLSDGRVEVQAEGPPLALSELRAWCEVGPPGARVVRVTPSQLPITGDDWFEVRY; from the coding sequence ATGGCGCGCCGCGCTCGAAGCCGGGGAGAAGCAATCGGCAAGCGCTTCGTCAGCCGCCAGCAACCGCCGCGGATCCAAGCCTTCGCCGAACGCTGGCGCTGGGTGATCGAAGGCCGGGTTCAGCGGGTGGGGTTCCGCGCCAGCTGCAATCGGCGTGCCCTGGATCTCGGCATCAGCGGCTGGGTGCGCAACCTGAGTGATGGCCGTGTGGAAGTGCAGGCCGAGGGGCCACCGCTGGCCTTGTCTGAACTGCGGGCCTGGTGCGAGGTCGGGCCGCCGGGCGCTCGGGTGGTTCGGGTGACCCCCAGCCAGCTCCCGATCACGGGCGACGACTGGTTCGAAGTGCGCTATTGA
- a CDS encoding divergent PAP2 family protein, whose product MIDATPSHAVLREFFDNSSLTWGLMACGVAQLSKLFLELLLHRRWRPAVLIETGGMPSSHSALVTGTAACVGWTLGFDHPLFALAAMVAFVVMYDASGIRRAAGLTAERVNGLPDSLWPDAPEKPLKESLGHSRLQVLVGSLMGPAIALPGLEFVGSPLHLLSGLGAGLG is encoded by the coding sequence ATGATCGACGCCACGCCTTCCCATGCGGTGCTGCGGGAGTTCTTCGACAACAGTTCGCTCACCTGGGGCTTGATGGCCTGCGGCGTCGCCCAGCTCTCGAAGCTGTTCCTTGAGTTGCTTCTGCATCGCCGTTGGCGTCCGGCGGTGCTGATTGAAACCGGCGGCATGCCGTCGAGCCATTCCGCCCTGGTCACAGGAACCGCGGCCTGTGTGGGCTGGACCCTGGGCTTTGATCACCCCCTCTTCGCCCTGGCGGCCATGGTGGCGTTCGTTGTCATGTACGACGCCAGTGGCATTCGTCGCGCTGCCGGGCTGACGGCGGAACGGGTCAATGGCCTGCCTGATTCACTCTGGCCGGATGCTCCGGAGAAACCCCTCAAGGAAAGTCTTGGCCACAGCCGGCTGCAGGTGCTGGTGGGCAGCCTGATGGGTCCCGCCATTGCTCTGCCCGGTTTGGAATTTGTGGGATCACCGCTGCACTTGCTGTCGGGTCTTGGAGCAGGGCTGGGGTGA
- a CDS encoding SemiSWEET family sugar transporter: MQLSAEFVGYLAAGLTTASFFPQAVKTLRSGDTKAISLGMYALFTSGVVLWSLYGLLVNDGPVLAANLITLMPAAIVLQRKIVERR; encoded by the coding sequence TTGCAACTGAGTGCTGAATTTGTTGGCTACCTGGCCGCTGGCCTCACGACGGCCAGCTTTTTCCCGCAGGCGGTGAAGACGCTGCGCAGTGGTGACACCAAGGCAATTTCCCTGGGCATGTATGCCTTGTTCACCAGTGGTGTTGTGCTGTGGTCGTTGTATGGCCTGCTGGTGAACGACGGCCCTGTGCTGGCAGCCAATCTGATCACCCTGATGCCTGCGGCCATCGTGCTGCAGCGCAAGATCGTGGAACGCCGATGA
- the folD gene encoding bifunctional methylenetetrahydrofolate dehydrogenase/methenyltetrahydrofolate cyclohydrolase FolD gives MALRLDGKVLARDVEHRLQTLIERCLAEAGRPPGLAVLRVGDDPASAVYVANKEKACARIGVASFGDHLPGDTPPALVLQTIERLNANPEVDGILLQLPLPAGLDEGPLLMAIDPEKDADGLHTLNLGRLLKGEPGPRSCTPAGVMAMLRSNGIDPAGKRAVVIGRSILVGQPMALMLQAANATVTIAHSRTADLAAHTREADILVVAAGRPEFIGAEHVRPGAAVVDVGIHRKPEGGLCGDVRAAEVESIAAALSPVPGGVGPMTVTMLLVNTVVAWCRRHNLDHDLDDLVP, from the coding sequence ATGGCCCTGCGTTTGGACGGCAAGGTGCTGGCAAGGGATGTGGAGCATCGTCTTCAAACCCTGATCGAACGGTGCCTGGCCGAGGCGGGGCGACCGCCGGGCCTGGCGGTGCTGCGGGTTGGTGATGATCCCGCCAGCGCCGTCTACGTCGCCAATAAGGAAAAGGCCTGTGCTCGAATCGGAGTGGCCAGCTTTGGCGATCACCTCCCCGGAGACACACCTCCAGCGCTGGTGCTGCAGACGATTGAACGGCTGAATGCCAACCCTGAGGTGGATGGGATCCTCCTGCAGCTGCCCCTCCCTGCCGGCCTTGATGAGGGTCCGCTGCTGATGGCCATTGATCCTGAAAAGGATGCCGATGGTCTGCACACCCTCAACCTCGGACGGCTGCTCAAGGGGGAGCCGGGCCCGCGCAGCTGCACCCCCGCAGGGGTGATGGCGATGCTGCGCAGTAATGGCATTGACCCAGCGGGCAAGCGCGCTGTAGTGATCGGCCGCAGCATCCTTGTGGGGCAGCCGATGGCCTTGATGCTGCAGGCGGCCAATGCCACCGTCACCATCGCCCACTCCCGCACGGCCGATCTGGCGGCCCACACCCGGGAAGCCGACATCCTCGTGGTGGCAGCCGGCCGTCCTGAGTTCATCGGGGCCGAGCACGTGCGGCCGGGGGCGGCGGTGGTGGATGTGGGCATCCACCGCAAGCCGGAAGGCGGATTGTGCGGGGATGTTCGTGCGGCTGAAGTCGAGTCGATCGCGGCTGCGCTTTCGCCTGTCCCCGGCGGTGTGGGACCGATGACGGTGACGATGCTTCTGGTGAACACCGTTGTGGCTTGGTGCAGACGCCACAACCTTGACCATGATTTGGACGATCTCGTGCCCTGA
- a CDS encoding glucose-6-phosphate dehydrogenase assembly protein OpcA, with product MSPQLTLQTPLELAPAEVPHYLEQLWSPEQQGSTGTGANTFCLLIWQPAWAEQQLIRSGRLSGPITGQQSAPLIAAGRQAVLDADLPLSTPPLDGTVVKAVADFQGQASVEDLRGQYIDPALSALMPRRLITLAPTIDAGQPLETLVAAYCPLPEEGGGTAACGDVVVLRGGHGALGEGLSILEPLLPASMPAWVWWNGCIDEAPELMQRLTGAPRRLIIDTALGDPHQCLELLRKRVESGQAVNDLNWLRLRSWRETLAMVFDPPQRRDALSHITRLDIDVEGHHPAQGLLLAAWIADRLGWTLVSTAAVENGTTALFKRSDGTEVSFQLMAVPTAQPNVHAGQIVGLRLIAEPENGEGVCVILCADSGVCMRLEGGGMANLELHEEVVPVQHDTPEMDVARLLGGGHDSTNPLLAAAAPLAARLLG from the coding sequence ATGTCCCCTCAGCTCACCCTGCAAACCCCCCTGGAACTAGCACCTGCGGAGGTGCCCCACTACCTCGAACAGCTCTGGTCCCCAGAGCAGCAGGGCAGCACGGGCACAGGGGCCAACACCTTCTGCCTGCTGATCTGGCAGCCCGCCTGGGCCGAGCAGCAATTAATCCGCAGTGGTCGCCTGTCGGGGCCGATCACCGGACAGCAGTCCGCCCCCTTGATTGCTGCGGGACGCCAGGCGGTGCTGGATGCCGACCTTCCACTCAGCACGCCGCCCCTGGATGGGACCGTGGTGAAGGCGGTGGCTGATTTTCAGGGACAGGCCAGTGTGGAAGACCTGCGTGGGCAGTACATCGATCCAGCCTTGAGCGCGCTGATGCCGCGACGCCTGATCACCCTGGCGCCAACCATCGATGCGGGGCAGCCCCTCGAAACACTCGTGGCCGCCTACTGCCCACTGCCTGAGGAAGGGGGCGGTACCGCCGCCTGCGGCGATGTTGTGGTTCTGCGGGGCGGCCATGGCGCCTTGGGCGAGGGCCTGTCGATCCTGGAACCCTTGCTGCCGGCATCGATGCCCGCCTGGGTCTGGTGGAACGGCTGCATCGACGAAGCACCTGAGCTGATGCAGAGGCTCACCGGCGCACCACGGCGCCTGATCATCGACACCGCTCTGGGGGATCCCCATCAGTGCCTTGAACTGCTGCGCAAACGCGTGGAGAGCGGTCAGGCGGTGAACGATCTCAACTGGCTGCGCCTGCGCAGCTGGCGCGAGACCCTCGCCATGGTGTTCGACCCGCCGCAACGGAGGGATGCCCTCAGCCACATCACCCGCCTCGACATCGATGTGGAGGGGCATCACCCCGCCCAGGGGCTGCTGCTGGCCGCCTGGATCGCCGATCGACTGGGCTGGACGTTGGTGTCGACCGCTGCGGTCGAGAACGGCACCACCGCGCTGTTCAAGCGTTCTGATGGCACCGAGGTGAGTTTTCAACTGATGGCCGTACCAACAGCTCAGCCCAACGTGCACGCCGGCCAGATAGTGGGACTACGGCTGATTGCCGAACCAGAGAACGGGGAAGGCGTGTGCGTGATTCTCTGCGCTGACTCGGGGGTTTGCATGCGTTTGGAGGGGGGAGGCATGGCCAACCTCGAGCTGCATGAGGAAGTGGTTCCGGTCCAGCACGACACCCCCGAAATGGATGTCGCCCGTCTGCTGGGGGGCGGTCACGACAGCACCAACCCCTTGTTGGCCGCGGCAGCTCCGCTGGCTGCAAGGCTGCTGGGCTGA
- a CDS encoding TIGR02466 family protein, translating to MALHWLFPTPVLQVDLEPDAATAAAMQQQLEQFDAQVYQHPEFSDRNNLTGDLLGHAGLDQLHRMDAFQWLNGQLAEHVSAYLRSLLGPDHGLMAHIQKAWPVVCARNGGIVDLHSHRNAQLSAVFYVLTDPANESGELEFEAPDDYFSHVMAIPYRDAAVSGGVFAPLPHRLLLFPSELRHRVRPYEGSSPRYSVSYDLAITTAPGKGREMRTPHPMDWVPLGS from the coding sequence ATGGCGCTGCACTGGCTCTTTCCCACCCCCGTTCTGCAGGTGGACCTTGAGCCGGATGCCGCCACGGCCGCAGCCATGCAGCAGCAGCTGGAGCAGTTTGATGCCCAGGTGTATCAGCACCCTGAGTTCAGCGATCGCAACAACCTCACCGGCGATCTGCTGGGCCATGCCGGCCTCGATCAGTTGCATCGCATGGATGCGTTCCAGTGGCTGAACGGGCAGTTGGCTGAGCATGTCTCGGCCTATCTCCGCTCGCTGTTGGGCCCGGATCACGGTCTTATGGCCCACATCCAAAAGGCCTGGCCTGTGGTGTGTGCCAGGAATGGAGGAATAGTGGATCTGCACAGCCACCGCAACGCTCAGTTGAGCGCTGTGTTCTATGTGTTGACGGATCCGGCCAACGAGAGCGGGGAGCTGGAATTTGAGGCGCCCGACGATTACTTCAGCCATGTGATGGCGATTCCCTACCGCGACGCGGCGGTCTCCGGTGGGGTGTTCGCGCCGCTGCCCCACCGTCTTCTGCTGTTCCCTTCAGAGCTGCGCCATCGGGTGCGCCCCTACGAGGGAAGCAGCCCCCGCTATTCGGTCTCCTACGACCTGGCCATCACCACGGCGCCGGGCAAGGGACGCGAGATGCGCACACCCCATCCGATGGATTGGGTTCCCCTCGGCAGCTAA
- a CDS encoding GAP family protein produces MAEPRIWTELLTYGLGVALSPIHIVLLLLLLLGGSPLRRGGLFVGGWLLTSALAVIGLLTLGHGLLLDMTHGSDHRTGLDLIGGGALIALGGRELIRGVLDDGTAPAWSGAVDHFATMPLPLLLLISSVTEVISPDDLLLFAKSAAVILAAQLPLQEEIACSIGFSTAATALLLVPFLAVLIGRQRVLPLLQRGKTALLRRGELVVGSLSFGLGSYLSWQGISGLIMN; encoded by the coding sequence ATGGCGGAACCCCGGATCTGGACGGAACTGCTGACCTACGGGCTTGGCGTGGCGCTGTCGCCCATCCACATCGTTCTGCTGCTGTTGCTGCTGCTGGGGGGGTCGCCGCTGCGGCGCGGGGGCTTGTTTGTGGGCGGCTGGCTGCTAACCAGCGCCCTGGCGGTGATCGGCCTGCTGACGCTGGGCCATGGGCTGCTGCTGGACATGACCCATGGATCCGACCATCGCACCGGTCTGGACCTGATCGGCGGCGGAGCCTTGATCGCCCTGGGTGGACGTGAACTGATCCGCGGGGTGCTGGATGACGGAACAGCCCCAGCCTGGAGCGGCGCCGTGGACCATTTCGCCACGATGCCGCTTCCCTTGCTGTTGCTGATCAGCAGCGTCACGGAAGTGATTAGTCCCGACGACCTGTTGCTGTTCGCCAAAAGCGCCGCCGTGATCCTGGCTGCGCAATTGCCCCTGCAGGAGGAGATTGCCTGCAGCATCGGCTTCAGCACCGCCGCCACTGCCCTGCTGCTGGTTCCGTTCCTGGCGGTGTTGATCGGACGCCAGCGGGTTCTTCCGCTGCTGCAACGCGGCAAAACGGCCCTGCTACGCCGGGGGGAGCTGGTGGTGGGAAGCCTCAGCTTCGGGCTGGGCTCCTATCTGAGCTGGCAGGGCATCAGCGGTTTGATCATGAACTGA
- a CDS encoding cobyrinate a,c-diamide synthase has translation MAAVIAAPASGSGKTLLSLALLSWAQQSGRRIQAFKVGPDYLDAQLLSQASGQACRNLDLNLCGEAWVRQAFHGYGGASELTLVEGVMGLFDGIGSSSTGSTADVARLLDLPVVLVLDAGGQAASLGAIVRGFRDHDPQLRIAGVVLNKVSSPRHRELLTEVLERMEVSLLGCLPRSEVLAVPGRHLGLAPAHELEAPEQRRQAWAALASQHLNLERLIPLLQAPCPRPHPLAHIPVEQGQPLPVALASDAAFHFRYQETSELLEHMGMPVLRWSPLADEAIPADAKGLILPGGFPEQHAAQLSGCTRSLKSLREFVQHRPLYAECGGMLVLGEQLTDLDGTSHRMADLLPFTAQRGPLQVGYRRLQARQDSPVVECGQQLVGHEFHRWELHSNRPSSDRSVLWDIEGWKVHRHSEGWVDQTVHASWVHLHWASSTTICSRWRAALEAGEKQSASASSAASNRRGSKPSPNAGAG, from the coding sequence ATGGCCGCCGTCATAGCTGCACCAGCCAGTGGCAGCGGCAAAACCTTGCTGAGCCTGGCGCTGTTGAGCTGGGCGCAGCAGAGCGGACGCCGAATCCAAGCCTTCAAGGTAGGACCGGACTATCTCGATGCCCAGCTGCTCAGCCAGGCCTCAGGTCAGGCCTGCCGCAACCTCGATCTCAATCTCTGCGGGGAAGCTTGGGTTCGCCAGGCCTTTCACGGGTACGGAGGCGCCTCTGAGCTGACCCTTGTGGAAGGGGTGATGGGACTCTTCGATGGCATTGGCAGCAGCAGCACCGGCAGCACGGCCGACGTGGCCCGCCTGCTGGATCTGCCGGTGGTCCTGGTGCTGGATGCCGGTGGTCAGGCCGCCTCCCTCGGCGCCATTGTGCGCGGATTCCGCGATCACGATCCCCAGCTGCGCATCGCCGGTGTGGTGCTCAACAAGGTCAGCAGCCCCAGGCACCGGGAGCTGCTGACCGAAGTGCTGGAGCGCATGGAGGTGTCGTTGCTGGGCTGCCTGCCGCGCAGCGAAGTCCTGGCCGTGCCGGGACGTCATCTCGGTTTGGCCCCGGCCCATGAATTGGAGGCCCCCGAGCAGCGACGCCAGGCCTGGGCCGCTCTGGCCAGCCAGCACCTGAACCTGGAACGCCTGATACCCCTGCTGCAGGCACCCTGCCCCAGGCCACATCCCCTGGCCCACATCCCCGTGGAACAGGGCCAGCCCCTGCCGGTGGCTCTGGCCAGTGATGCCGCCTTTCACTTCCGCTACCAAGAAACCAGTGAACTGCTGGAGCACATGGGCATGCCCGTGCTCCGCTGGAGCCCCCTGGCCGATGAGGCCATCCCTGCAGACGCCAAAGGACTGATCCTGCCGGGCGGTTTCCCCGAACAGCACGCTGCCCAGCTCAGCGGCTGCACGCGAAGCCTGAAGTCGCTGCGGGAGTTCGTGCAACACCGACCGCTCTACGCCGAATGCGGAGGGATGCTTGTGCTCGGAGAGCAGCTGACCGATCTCGATGGCACCAGCCACCGCATGGCGGACCTGCTTCCCTTCACAGCCCAGCGCGGCCCGCTGCAAGTGGGCTATCGCCGGCTGCAGGCACGACAGGACAGTCCTGTGGTGGAGTGCGGTCAGCAGCTGGTGGGCCACGAATTTCACCGCTGGGAACTGCACAGCAACCGGCCGTCTTCCGACCGGTCAGTGCTGTGGGACATTGAGGGATGGAAAGTCCATCGACATTCGGAAGGATGGGTCGATCAGACAGTTCACGCGAGCTGGGTTCACCTGCACTGGGCAAGCTCTACGACGATCTGCTCCCGATGGCGCGCCGCGCTCGAAGCCGGGGAGAAGCAATCGGCAAGCGCTTCGTCAGCCGCCAGCAACCGCCGCGGATCCAAGCCTTCGCCGAACGCTGGCGCTGGGTGA